Proteins found in one Triticum urartu cultivar G1812 chromosome 4, Tu2.1, whole genome shotgun sequence genomic segment:
- the LOC125552972 gene encoding B3 domain-containing protein Os03g0620400-like isoform X1, with protein sequence MDTDEFFNPGCAGTAGDGCDCGDCEERRHDHGRTKHFVLFTSDNKDFLCIPWEVTRQLRNMIAHSEPIKLETPDGHVYSVEFVKFGLITLTTGWRHFVDANHIRQGDPITFVYCGRSTFKVHFKGTSSGHKNSLPSSQQPPNIFRAIPPRDHHVLNEQVVPDPAHVRTSTDFGYTMFPGTCLTKAQEKKVLELADSSMRSEIPLHVAAMNKRNANEDYYVYIPLGLLDNFEEGITATTIQLEAHGNGMVYFVAASKQRDDQIILESELSHFVASLRIQDNDLLVFRSMRKDRLEVFVLDPIGCEKTCFAMGNSSNAREVREDPVEIVDPPQHTVIDLSSDDDEVVEKGTATSRGEQRPLRGYRAEAQKMASTSSRRTKSGHKADKSKKASLEAPMSNKPYISTSGTKLTRRQEEKVEEKVQAIGSEFPVFVKVMNERDVWSPKRLSFSLEYASACRLPLEQTHVILGLEGSNMKWSSRMVAQKHKDVRHISSFWKDLVLLAGMKVGDICLVELADRSSESLTMTVHLIRKL encoded by the exons ATGGACACGGACGAGTTCTTCAACCCAG GCTGCGCCGGGACGGCCGGCGACGGCTGCGACTGCGGGGACTGCGAGGAGCGGAGGCACGACCACGGCCGCACCAAGCACTTCGTCCTCTTCACCTCCGACAACAAAGATTTTCTG TGCATACCGTGGGAGGTCACAAGACAGCTGAGAAATATGATCGCCCACTCTGAGCCTATCAAACTTGAAACTCCTGATGGCCATGTGTACAGTGTTGAATTCGTCAAGTTCGGCCTGATAACTCTTACGACTGGGTGGCGGCACTTCGTGGATGCTAATCATATACGACAAGGTGACCCCATCACGTTCGTCTACTGTGGGCGCTCCACGTTCAAGGTCCACTTCAAGGGCACTTCATCCGGTCACAAGAATTCTCTGCCCTCTTCTCAACAGCCTCCCAACATCTTTAGAGCCATTCCTCCTCGTGATCATCACGTGCTGAATG AACAAGTGGTGCCTGATCCTGCACATGTTCGGACGTCAACCGACTTTGGCTATACCATGTTCCCCGGGACCTGCCTAACCAAAGCACAAGAGAAGAAAGTGCTAGAGCTAGCTGATAGCAGCATGAGGTCTGAAATTCCTCTGCATGTGGCAGCTATGAACAAAAGAAATGCCAATGAGGACTACTATGTT TACATACCATTGGGGCTTTTGGACAATTTCGAAGAGGGGATAACTGCAACTACCATTCAGCTCGAAGCCCATGGCAACGGCATGGTATACTTTGTTGCCGCAAGCAAGCAACGTGACGATCAAATAATCCTCGAATCTGAGTTGAGTCATTTTGTAGCTTCTCTCCGCATACAAGACAATGACCTCCTCGTCTTCAGAAGCATGAGGAAAGATCGCCTTGAAGTTTTTGTCCTTGACCCGATCGGTTGTGAGAAAACTTGTTTTGCCATGGGAAACTCTTCAAATGCCCGAGAAGTGCGTGAAGATCCGGTTGAGATTGTTGATCCACCCCAGCATACTGTTATTGATTTGAGTTCTGATGACGATGAAGTCGTGGAAAAAGGCACGGCAACATCAAGGGGGGAGCAGCGGCCACTACGAGGCTATCGTGCAGAAGCTCAGAAGATGGCTTCGACATCCTCCCGTCGTACTAAGTCAG GACACAAAGCTGACAAGTCGAAGAAAGCCAGTCTAGAAGCTCCTATGTCTAACAAGCCTTACATATCAACCAGTGGGACGAAGCTAACTAGGCGACAAGAGGAGAAAGTAGAGGAGAAAGTCCAGGCAATTGGATCTGAATTCCCTGTGTTTGTGAAGGTGATGAATGAACGCGATGTTTGGAGCCCAAAACGTCTG AGCTTCAGCCTGGAATATGCTTCGGCGTGTCGTCTCCCACTTGAACAAACACATGTCATACTTGGGCTGGAGGGTAGCAACATGAAGTGGTCTAGCAGGATGGTGGCCCAGAAACATAAGGATGTGAGGCATATTAGCTCATTTTGGAAGGACCTTGTCTTGCTGGCCGGGATGAAGGTAGGAGACATCTGCCTCGTTGAACTGGCAGACAGGAGCAGCGAGAGCCTCACGATGACGGTCCATCTGATCCGCAAGCTCTAG
- the LOC125552972 gene encoding putative B3 domain-containing protein Os03g0619850 isoform X2: MDTDEFFNPGCAGTAGDGCDCGDCEERRHDHGRTKHFVLFTSDNKDFLCIPWEVTRQLRNMIAHSEPIKLETPDGHVYSVEFVKFGLITLTTGWRHFVDANHIRQGDPITFVYCGRSTFKVHFKGTSSGHKNSLPSSQQPPNIFRAIPPRDHHVLNEQVVPDPAHVRTSTDFGYTMFPGTCLTKAQEKKVLELADSSMRSEIPLHVAAMNKRNANEDYYVYIPLGLLDNFEEGITATTIQLEAHGNGMLLSAYKTMTSSSSEA, translated from the exons ATGGACACGGACGAGTTCTTCAACCCAG GCTGCGCCGGGACGGCCGGCGACGGCTGCGACTGCGGGGACTGCGAGGAGCGGAGGCACGACCACGGCCGCACCAAGCACTTCGTCCTCTTCACCTCCGACAACAAAGATTTTCTG TGCATACCGTGGGAGGTCACAAGACAGCTGAGAAATATGATCGCCCACTCTGAGCCTATCAAACTTGAAACTCCTGATGGCCATGTGTACAGTGTTGAATTCGTCAAGTTCGGCCTGATAACTCTTACGACTGGGTGGCGGCACTTCGTGGATGCTAATCATATACGACAAGGTGACCCCATCACGTTCGTCTACTGTGGGCGCTCCACGTTCAAGGTCCACTTCAAGGGCACTTCATCCGGTCACAAGAATTCTCTGCCCTCTTCTCAACAGCCTCCCAACATCTTTAGAGCCATTCCTCCTCGTGATCATCACGTGCTGAATG AACAAGTGGTGCCTGATCCTGCACATGTTCGGACGTCAACCGACTTTGGCTATACCATGTTCCCCGGGACCTGCCTAACCAAAGCACAAGAGAAGAAAGTGCTAGAGCTAGCTGATAGCAGCATGAGGTCTGAAATTCCTCTGCATGTGGCAGCTATGAACAAAAGAAATGCCAATGAGGACTACTATGTT TACATACCATTGGGGCTTTTGGACAATTTCGAAGAGGGGATAACTGCAACTACCATTCAGCTCGAAGCCCATGGCAACGGCATG CTTCTCTCCGCATACAAGACAATGACCTCCTCGTCTTCAGAAGCATGA